One genomic segment of Helianthus annuus cultivar XRQ/B chromosome 14, HanXRQr2.0-SUNRISE, whole genome shotgun sequence includes these proteins:
- the LOC110938113 gene encoding mannitol dehydrogenase, protein MTTSPEFEHPIKAYGYAARDTSGILSPLTFSRRATGDKDVRFKVLYCGICHSDLHFVRNDWRSTSYPAIPGHEIVGVVTEVGSNVEKFKIGDKVGVGCLLGSCRSCQSCASDYEQYCLKPVFPFGVPNFDGTQTYGGYSDHMVSDEHFVLRWPENLPLDSGAPLLCAGITTYSSLRYFGLDKPGTKVGVVGLGGLGHVAVKMAKAFGAEVTVFSTTSAKEQDAIDGLKADHFINSKDQHQMEAARGRLDGIIDTVSGDHPIAPLLNALTPHGKLVLVGAPESPLEVAAFSLIMGRKTIAGSIIGGIKETQEMLDFAAEHGIIADIEIIPIDYVNTAMKRLLKSDVRYRFVIDVGNSIKAE, encoded by the exons ATGACCACCTCACCGGAATTCGAGCATCCGATCAAGGCCTACGGTTATGCCGCCCGCGACACGTCTGGAATACTTTCCCCTCTCACCTTCTCCAGAAG GGCTACCGGGGATAAAGATGTTAGGTTCAAAGTTCTTTACTGTGGAATCTGTCATTCCGATCTTCACTTTGTCAGGAACGATTGGCGGTCTACCAGCTACCCAGCAATCCCAGG GCATGAGATTGTGGGTGTGGTGACAGAAGTAGGAAGCAATGTGGAGAAATTCAAGATTGGAGACAAAGTTGGGGTTGGGTGCTTGCTGGGATCATGCAGATCATGCCAAAGTTGTGCTTCTGACTATGAACAGTATTGTCTTAAGCCGGTATTTCCTTTTGGTGTCCCCAACTTTGATGGTACACAGACGTACGGTGGGTACTCCGATCACATGGTTTCAGATGAGCATTTCGTCCTCCGTTGGCCTGAGAATTTGCCACTAGATTCCGGTGCACCCTTGCTATGTGCCGGAATTACTACTTATAGTTCTCTCAGATACTTTGGATTGGACAAACCTGGTACGAAAGTGGGTGTGGTTGGTCTCGGTGGGCTCGGTCATGTTGCTGTGAAGATGGCTAAGGCTTTCGGGGCGGAAGTTACTGTTTTTAGCACCACCTCTGCTAAGGAGCAAGATGCAATTGATGGACTTAAAGCCGACCATTTTATAAACAGTAAAGACCAACATCAAATGGAG GCTGCTAGGGGTAGGCTCGATGGCATCATCGATACAGTGTCCGGAGATCATCCGATTGCACCATTGCTTAATGCACTTACGCCCCATGGAAAGCTTGTTCTTGTTGGTGCACCCGAGTCACCACTTGAAGTAGCCGCATTTTCTTTGATCATGG GGAGGAAGACTATTGCTGGTAGTATTATTGGTGGAATTAAAGAGACTCAAGAGATGCTTGATTTTGCAGCAGAGCATGGGATAATTGCTGATATAGAGATTATCCCGATAGACTACGTGAACACAGCGATGAAGAGGCTGTTGAAATCTGATGTAAGGTATCGATTTGTGATCGATGTAGGCAATTCTATTAAGGCTGAATAG